The Thermobifida halotolerans sequence CCGCGTCCCCGCTGTTCGGGGAGGGTGACCAGCCAGTGGACTCCCACCGTGGCGCCGTCGTCGTAGGTGCAACACGCCGCGGCCGGGACCCGTTGCCTGCGGACCAGCCACACCCGCAGACCGGGCACGGCGAGCGCGTCGGCGGGCAGCAGCCGTCCCGGAACGGGCGGCCACAGGTCGAGGTGGGGGAATCCGTGGACGATGACGTTCTCGGCCTCGCGCAGTTCCTCCGGACCGGTGACCCGGAGGAACTCCAGGTCCGCTTTCTCCGGTGCTCGGCGGACCGGCATCGGCGGTCTGGCCATGATCGGCCGCCGGACCGTGCGGACTCCCGTGCTCCCGGGCGGGTGGAGCGTGCCGAAGGGGTCGTCGACCAGTCCCGCCTTGGCGTCGAGGAAGGCGCGGGCGGCGGCGGGGAGTTCGCGCAGTGGTCGGCGCGTGACGACGCGGACGAGACCGAGCCGCGGTTGGCTGAGGACCACCAGTTCGGGACTGTCGTGGAGAACCTCGGTGTGGGTGTGGCCCAGCGCGATCCACAGCGCGGCGGTGTTGGCCGCGTAGCTTTCCGGCATTGCCCGTCTCCGTGATGGAACCGACCTGCCTTCCGCAGCCTAGCCTCTCGTCCGCGGGCGCGGGGACCGAGGGGCGGGATTCCCGGTGTTTTCCGGCTTGCACCTGACGTCGCGTCAGGTCCTAGCGTCGTTTCCGCCGCCCCGGGGTGGGGCGGTGCGAGGAGGAAGAGATGCGTGAGCGCGGCGGACGGTTCTGGAAGGTCGGCGAACTGGCCCGGCTGACCGGGCTGACCGTGCGCACGCTGCACCACTACGAACACGTGGGAGTGCTGCGGCCGTCGGCCCGCACCCCGGCGGGGCACCGGCTCTACGGCGAGGCCGACGTGCGACGGCTCTACCAGGTGGTGGCGCTGCGCGAGCTGGGTCTGCCGCTGGAGGCGATCGGCACCGTGCTGGCCGGGGACGTCGACCTGGCCGAACTGCTGGGCGACCACCTGGCGCACGTCGACCGGAGACTGGCCGCGCTCCGGTCGCTGCGCGACAGGCTCACCGCCCTGGCGGCTGCCGCACGCTCGGCGCGCGGACTGCGTTCCGACGACCTCCTCGGTCTGATGGAAGAGGTGACCACGATGGAAGAGACCATCCGCAACCACTACACCGGGGAGCAGCTCGCCTACCTGGAGCGGCGCCGCCGGGAGCTCGGCGACGAGGCCGTCGCCGCGGTCGAGGCCGAGTGGCCGCGGCTCATCGCCGAGGTGCGCTCCGAGATGGCGGCGGGCACCGACCCGGCCGACCCGAAGGTGCGGGCGCTGGCCACACGGTGGACGGAACTGGTGGAGATGTTCCACGGCGGCGACGAGGGCGTGCGCGACTCCCTGCACCGGATGTACCAGGAGCGCGGCGACGGGATCGCCGAGCAGTACGGCGGCCCGACGTCCGACATGATCGCCTACGTCCAGCGGGCGATCGACTCCTCCGCGTCCTGAACCGGATGAGCGGCCCCCGCCCGCGGGTCAGGTGGGCGGGGGCCGCGGATCGGACGGCGCCGACCGGCGTGGCCCGGCGTGTCACACCGGCGGGCGCGCGGTGCGTCCTGACAGGTGTGAGCGTTGAGATCTTCGAACAGCACCGTGGCCTCCTCACCGGGGTGGCCTACCGGATCCTGGGCAGCGCGGCCGACGCCGAGGACGTGGTCCAGGAGGCGTGGCTGCGCTGGTCCGCCGTGGACGCCGCGGACGTGGCCGAACCCAGGGCCTACCTGATCAGGGTGGTCTCCCGGCTGGCGATCGACCGGCTGCGGCAGGCGGCGGCGCGCCGGGAGTCCTACGTGGGTCCGTGGCTTCCCGAGCCGGTCAGCACCGAGCCGGACGCCGCCGAGCGCGCCGAACTCGTCGAGTCGGTGGAGTTGGCGCTGCTGGTGGTTCTGGAGACGCTCTCCCCGCTGGAACGCGCGGTGTTCGTGCTGAGGGAGGCGTTCGACCTGCCCCACGCGGAGATCGCGCGGGCGGTGGGGCGGTCGGAGGCGGCCGTCCGGCAGCTCGCCCGCCGGGCCCGCGACCACGTCCACGAGCGCAAGCCCCGGTTCGACGCGGACCGGACGCGGCGGCGGCAGCTCACCGAGCGGTTCGCCGCCGCGTGCCTCACCGGCGATCTGGACGGTCTGACCGGACTGCTCGCCCACGACGTCACCCTGGTCGGCGACGGCGGCGGCAGGGGCAAGGCGCCGCTGCGGGTGATCACCGGAGCCGACAGAGTCTCCCGGTTCTTCCTCTCGATCACCAGCGAGCGGAACCTGCGCCGGGCACTGGAACCGCTCGGCGCGGCCCCCGACGCGCTCGGAGTCGCGATCACCGAGGTCAACGGCTGGCCCGCGGTCGTGGTCACGGCCGCGGGCCAGCCGATCACCGTGATATCGCCGGTGGTCGCGGCCGGGCGAATCCAGACGGTCTACCTCATCACCAACCCGGAGAAGATGTCACATCTGCGGCTGCCCGATCCGTCCCGGTGACATGAACACCATCACCGTCATCGGCGGCGGGATCTCCGGACTGACCGCCGCCATCGCAAGTGCTGAGCAAGGCGCCGACGTCACCCTGTTCGAGGCGCACCGAACCCCGGGCGGCCGGGCGCGTTCCACGGCCGCGCCCCACGTCGCCAACGACGGGCCGCACGTCCTCTACTGCGACGGCGCGCCCTTCTCCTGGCTCGCCGAACGCGGGCTGGTCCAGCCGTTCGTCCGGCCGGGCCTGCGGGAGTTGTCCAGGATACGGCTCCGCCACGAGGGGAGGATCACCGGGAGGCCGCCGTCGGGGCTGCTGCGGGCCGCCGCCAGGCGGAGGGCCGCCGCCCCGGTGGACCGCGACTTCGCGTCGTGGGGGACCGAGCTGTTCGGCGCCGAGGGGGTCCGCGCGGTCTCCGGACTGCTCGGCGTGGTCACCTACGACGCCGATCCGGGCCGGTTGTCGGCGGCGTTCGTCTGGGAGCGCTTCGGCCGGGCCGCCGCTCCGCGCTACCCGACCGCCAGGTACGTGGTGGGGGGCTGGCAGGCGATGGTGGACCGGATGGTCGAGCGTGCGCGCGCCCTGGGTGTGCGCGTCGAGACCGGGACGCGGGTCGACCGACTGCCGTCGGACGGGCCGACGATCGTGGCCACCTCCCTGGACGCGGCCCGGACCCTGCTGGACGACGACTCGCTGCGCTGGGAGAGTGGCCGGTCACTGCTGGTCGACCTGGGGCTGCGGAGCCGCAGGGGTGAGCCGTACCTGGTCTTCGACCTGGACGAGGGTGGTTTTGTCGGCAGGTACTCCCAGCCGGACCCCTCCCTGGCCCCCGCCGGTGAGGACCTGGTCCAGGCGCAGATGCCGGTGCGGCCCGGTGAGTCCCGCTCCGACGTCCGGGCGCGGCTGGAGCGGCTGGTCGACGCCGCGCTGCCCGGCTGGCGGGACCGGGTGACCTGGCGGCGCGACCAGATGATGGCGGGCCGCAGCGGCGCCCTGGACCTGCCCGGCCGCTCCTGGCGCGACCGCCCGGCCGTCGACCGGGGCGACGGCGTCTACCTGGCGGGGGACATGGTCGCCGCGCCCGGCCTGCTCGGCGAGGTGTCGATCACCAGCGCCCTGACCGCCGTCCGCGCGGCGCTGGGCCGGAGTGCGGCGCGCGTCGCCTGAGCGGCCCCGCCGGTCTCCTCCGGGCGGGAGGACGCTTGGCCCCCACCCCCTTTGACGTACAAGATCCTGTACGTCAAAGGGGGTTTCGATGAAGGTGATGAGCTACTCCGGGTCCCGCGCGAAGTACGCCGAGACCGCCTATCTGCTCCGCAGTCCGGAGAACGCCCGGCGGCTGGTCACCGCGATCGAGCGACCGGAGTCCGACGGCGGCGCACGGCACGGGCTCGTCGAGTGAAACCCGTCTGGGACGAGTCAGCCTGGGACGACTACGTCTGGTGGCAGGCCGAGGGCCGAAAGATCCTCACTGAGGTTTGACGGTCGCCTTCGCGACGGACACCGGCCGTGCGGAGAGGAGGGGACGGCCGATCGGCCCAGGGCGTTCCACACCAACCCCCACGACGGGACACCACCGGCCACGGCCAACCCGTGGTCGCCCGCCGCGGAACCGAACACTCAAACCTCAGTCAGACGCATCAGCGCTCTTGTCAAGGACGTCATGCGCAACGGCAACGAGGGGATCGGCAAGCCCGAGCCGCTCAAGCACGGTTTCCAGGGCTACTGGTCGCGCCGTGTCAACGACGAGCACCGACTGGTCTGCAAGATCGCCGGAGACGAGATCCGCATCGCTGCCTGCCGTTACCACTACGGGAGGTAGTCCGCCACGCGGTTCCGGGGAACCGGTGGCGGAAAGCCCCGCCCCGCGTCCCGGCTCCCCGACCGCGGACGTCCGCAGCGCCCTCCCCGTTCTCGGGGATGTTCCCCGACCGGGACACCTGCGGTACCGGAGGTCATCCCTCGGTGCTGGCCACCCCGATCGGGCAGGTCGCGCCCGTTCCGCCCACACCGCAGTAGCCGTGCGGGTTCTTGGCCTCCGACAGGTACTGCTGGTGGTAGGGCTCGGCGAAGTAGAACGGGGTGGCCGGGACGATCTCGGTGGTGATGGGGCCGTAGCCCATGCGGGTCAGCACCGGTTGGAAGGCGTCGCGGCTGGCCTCGGCCGCGGCGCGCTGGGCCTCGTCGTGGTAGAGGATCATCGAGCGGTACTGGGTGCCCACGTCGTTGCCCTGCCGCATGCCCTGGGTGGGGTCGTGGCCCTCCCAGAACACCTTGAGCAGTTCGGTGTAGGAGATGCGCTCGGGGTCGAAGACCACGCGCACGGCCTCGGTGTGGCCGGTGCGTCCCGAGCAGACCTCCTCGTAGGTGGGGTTGGAAGTGTAGCCGCCCGCGTAGCCGACGGCCGTGGTGATGATGCCGGGGCCCAGCCGCCAGAAGGTGCGCTCCACACCCCAGAAGCAGCCCATGCCGAACTCGGCGATCTGGGAGCCTTCGGGGTAGGGCGGAGCCAGCGGGGTTCCCAGGACCTCGTGGCGGTCCGGAACCGGCATCGGGGTGTCGCGGCCGGGCAGGGCGTCGGCCCGGTCGACCATCGTCGTCTTCGTGAAGCCGAACATGCTTTCAGGCTATCCGCGCCGTCCAGTGTCCGGACGTTCCCGGCGGGCGGGTCCCTGCGCGGGAACGGTATGCCCGTGGTCCGCCCGGTACCCCTTCTCTATAGTCTGACCCTCGTGCCTGATTCGAACAAGGGCGTGCTC is a genomic window containing:
- a CDS encoding GNAT family N-acetyltransferase — translated: MPESYAANTAALWIALGHTHTEVLHDSPELVVLSQPRLGLVRVVTRRPLRELPAAARAFLDAKAGLVDDPFGTLHPPGSTGVRTVRRPIMARPPMPVRRAPEKADLEFLRVTGPEELREAENVIVHGFPHLDLWPPVPGRLLPADALAVPGLRVWLVRRQRVPAAACCTYDDGATVGVHWLVTLPEQRGRGIARLLLSRALADRPDRGAVAAASPEGLAVGADLGFDKVSEARWHTWR
- a CDS encoding MerR family transcriptional regulator — translated: MRERGGRFWKVGELARLTGLTVRTLHHYEHVGVLRPSARTPAGHRLYGEADVRRLYQVVALRELGLPLEAIGTVLAGDVDLAELLGDHLAHVDRRLAALRSLRDRLTALAAAARSARGLRSDDLLGLMEEVTTMEETIRNHYTGEQLAYLERRRRELGDEAVAAVEAEWPRLIAEVRSEMAAGTDPADPKVRALATRWTELVEMFHGGDEGVRDSLHRMYQERGDGIAEQYGGPTSDMIAYVQRAIDSSAS
- a CDS encoding RNA polymerase sigma-70 factor, translated to MSVEIFEQHRGLLTGVAYRILGSAADAEDVVQEAWLRWSAVDAADVAEPRAYLIRVVSRLAIDRLRQAAARRESYVGPWLPEPVSTEPDAAERAELVESVELALLVVLETLSPLERAVFVLREAFDLPHAEIARAVGRSEAAVRQLARRARDHVHERKPRFDADRTRRRQLTERFAAACLTGDLDGLTGLLAHDVTLVGDGGGRGKAPLRVITGADRVSRFFLSITSERNLRRALEPLGAAPDALGVAITEVNGWPAVVVTAAGQPITVISPVVAAGRIQTVYLITNPEKMSHLRLPDPSR
- a CDS encoding phytoene desaturase family protein, with amino-acid sequence MNTITVIGGGISGLTAAIASAEQGADVTLFEAHRTPGGRARSTAAPHVANDGPHVLYCDGAPFSWLAERGLVQPFVRPGLRELSRIRLRHEGRITGRPPSGLLRAAARRRAAAPVDRDFASWGTELFGAEGVRAVSGLLGVVTYDADPGRLSAAFVWERFGRAAAPRYPTARYVVGGWQAMVDRMVERARALGVRVETGTRVDRLPSDGPTIVATSLDAARTLLDDDSLRWESGRSLLVDLGLRSRRGEPYLVFDLDEGGFVGRYSQPDPSLAPAGEDLVQAQMPVRPGESRSDVRARLERLVDAALPGWRDRVTWRRDQMMAGRSGALDLPGRSWRDRPAVDRGDGVYLAGDMVAAPGLLGEVSITSALTAVRAALGRSAARVA
- a CDS encoding Txe/YoeB family addiction module toxin, whose protein sequence is MRFDGRLRDGHRPCGEEGTADRPRAFHTNPHDGTPPATANPWSPAAEPNTQTSVRRISALVKDVMRNGNEGIGKPEPLKHGFQGYWSRRVNDEHRLVCKIAGDEIRIAACRYHYGR
- the msrA gene encoding peptide-methionine (S)-S-oxide reductase MsrA, translating into MFGFTKTTMVDRADALPGRDTPMPVPDRHEVLGTPLAPPYPEGSQIAEFGMGCFWGVERTFWRLGPGIITTAVGYAGGYTSNPTYEEVCSGRTGHTEAVRVVFDPERISYTELLKVFWEGHDPTQGMRQGNDVGTQYRSMILYHDEAQRAAAEASRDAFQPVLTRMGYGPITTEIVPATPFYFAEPYHQQYLSEAKNPHGYCGVGGTGATCPIGVASTEG